The segment TATTAAAAAAGTAGATCAGTCTAAATATCAACTAGAAATAATCGTACGCATTCCCATGATTCCAGGTGTAAATGACTCAGATTCAAACATGTCCGAAACTGTGGAATTTAGTAGATCTATTAAAAAACTTAAAGAAATAGAGTTGTTAGCTTATCACCGCCTAGGTATAGAGACTTACAGGCATCTTGAAATGGATTATACATTAAAGGATCTGATACCGCCGTCCCGCGAGCAGATTCTTGAACAGGCAGCATATCTATCTAATCAAAACCCAACCGTTCCTATAAGAGTCGGCGGAGGGTTGGGAGTAGGATAGTTGTATATATAAAATCAGGCTTAAGTTGTTAGTCTGATTTTTTATGTTGTTTCTGACGGAAATATGAAGGATAATGTAAATTATATAGGTAGGAGTGGCAAAATAATTGTGAGATAGATAAGGAAATGGGGAGATTACATGGATGAGAAAAAACTATTATCAACAATAATAGACGCATTGCCACTAATTGCATCTATTACTGGTGGATATGCTACTGTTACTAATAGTAGTGGGATTAGACTGATAACTATTAACTCTAAAGGCAAAGAGGTAAAAGACTTTGCTGGAACTGTGTATTCTTTAGCCCAACAAGGATATGAGAAACAAAATGCACTTATTGGTCCATCACAAATAGAAGAAGGTGCTAAGGCATGGGTTCTTCCTGTGGGACCTTATGTTGTTTGTGCAAGCAACAGTCAAAATATTTATCGTGAAAACACTTTAAAAGAAGCAATAGACAAATCCCTTCCATTAATTGCTAGAGTTGCTGGAGGAGAAGCTGTTCTTTTTGATAAAACTGGAAAGAGATTAGCAAGTTTCAATCCAGATGGCACTATAAATAAAGATTATTTAAATAAAGTCAGCAATGCCGCTAAACAAGCTATGGAACTGCAAGAGCCTGTAATAGGTGAATCTTTTTCTTACGAAGGTGCCATGGCTGTAAGAATTCCTATTACCAGAGAATATGGAATAGGATTTAATAATGAACTTGCTGTTAGAAAAAACCAAAAGTTATATGATGAAGTAAAGAAATTTCAATACGCACGCTATAATTTTTCGGATATTATTGGGCAATCACCTCAAATTCAACAAGCTATCTCCCTAGCAAAGAATGTAGTTGATAGTACGTCAACAATTTTGATTTATGGGGAAACAGGTACGGGAAAAGAATTATTTGCTCAGTCTATTCATAATGATAGTGTAAGAAGGAATAATCCTTTTATAGCTCTAAATTGTGGGGCTTTACCCTCATCCTTAATAGAAAGTAACTTGTTTGGTTATGTTGAAGGGGCTTTTACAGGTGCTAAAAAGGGTGGAACCCCAGGTGCTTTTGAACAGGCAGATGGAGGTACGATTTTTCTTGATGAAATTAGTGAAATGGAGCAGAACTTACAAACTAAGCTTTTACGAGTTTTACAAGAAAGGGAAGTAACTAGAATTGGGGGAAAAAAGCCCATACGGGTAAATGTGAGAGTAATTGCTTCTACCAATAAAGATTTAGCTGATATGGTTGACAAGGAAAAATTTCGTAGTGATCTCTACTTTCGGTTAAATGTTTTACAGTTAAATGTCCCTGCTCTTAGGATGAGGTCTACTGATGTACCTTTTTTAGTTAATCACTTCATTAAGAAATATAATTCATTACTGGGAAAATATATATTAGAAGCTGACAAAGAAGTATTAGATATACTACAGATATATAATTGGCCCGGTAATGTAAGGGAATTGCAAAATTGTATTGAGCATGCTATTAATATCGTGAAAATTAATGAATCACGTATAAGGGTTCAACATTTGCCGCCATACATTAGTCGTAGTGATAAAGGTATTGAGCCTCAGATTAATAAAAGAGCCATGTATGGTCAAACATTAGAGGAGATTTTGACAGAAACAGAAAGAAACACCATAAAAGCTGTTTTAGAACAGGTTAAATATAAAAAGAAAGAAGCTGCTAAAATATTAGGAATAAGTACTACTACATTATGGAGAAAGATCTCTCAACATAACTTGCAAGCGTGAAACGAAAGGTTTCGCATTTGCAATGTTTTTAAAATCTTTAGAATAGTAAGCATTTTATAACTTTTAGTTAAATTAGAGACTAAAACATTTCATAGGT is part of the Desulfitibacter sp. BRH_c19 genome and harbors:
- a CDS encoding Fis family transcriptional regulator; this translates as MDEKKLLSTIIDALPLIASITGGYATVTNSSGIRLITINSKGKEVKDFAGTVYSLAQQGYEKQNALIGPSQIEEGAKAWVLPVGPYVVCASNSQNIYRENTLKEAIDKSLPLIARVAGGEAVLFDKTGKRLASFNPDGTINKDYLNKVSNAAKQAMELQEPVIGESFSYEGAMAVRIPITREYGIGFNNELAVRKNQKLYDEVKKFQYARYNFSDIIGQSPQIQQAISLAKNVVDSTSTILIYGETGTGKELFAQSIHNDSVRRNNPFIALNCGALPSSLIESNLFGYVEGAFTGAKKGGTPGAFEQADGGTIFLDEISEMEQNLQTKLLRVLQEREVTRIGGKKPIRVNVRVIASTNKDLADMVDKEKFRSDLYFRLNVLQLNVPALRMRSTDVPFLVNHFIKKYNSLLGKYILEADKEVLDILQIYNWPGNVRELQNCIEHAINIVKINESRIRVQHLPPYISRSDKGIEPQINKRAMYGQTLEEILTETERNTIKAVLEQVKYKKKEAAKILGISTTTLWRKISQHNLQA